The Planococcus donghaensis genome contains a region encoding:
- a CDS encoding efflux RND transporter permease subunit: MKQVINFSLNNKFAIWILTIMVVVAGLYAGLTMKQESIPSITLPAVTVVTVYPGAAPDEIMEEVTVPMEQRIQNMNGVELVTSTSMANASTIQVQYDFEVDMDQATRDLEDALSKVPLPEAANDPQVSRLSLDAFPVLTLSISNSESSLEELTDTVENNVLPALEGVPGLSEAQVSGQRVQKVTMTFDQQALTQYGLTEDTIQQIIKGSNLTFPLGLTNFDGELKNLVIDGDITSVEDLKSLQIPAIPQAAAPTPTEAPGAPQAQPPVAAPTAIPTIALSELADIQVVSEAESISRTNGEEAISISIIKSPDANTVEVVNGVQEIVADMADEYNLIVSSSFDQGEPIEKSVETMLSKALFGILFAVVIILLFLRSFKTTLISIISIPLSLLMAIFLLNQMDITLNIMTLGALTVAIGRVIDDSIVVIENIYRRMALPGEKLRGKALIREATREMFLPIFSSTVVTIAVFLPLALVSGQIGELFLPFALAVVFALSASLLVAVTIVPMMAHLMYRKQLTNMDTVTSTHKEHKPGKMAASYKRILEWSLNHKIITFGGASLVLVASLFLIPIIGVSFLPEEEQKMVMATYSPEPGQTLEDVEAIALEAESAISDRDGVTSYQYSLGGDNPMSGMGSGGNNSALFYIEYDDDFEDFGDESTKLIEDLNSSTEFGEWASMDFAPTGGNGLELFVYGDNVEDIQSAIKEIQPFMEDNDGLENTESSLTDAYDQFTLVANQQSLSENGLTAAQIGMALSNVGDAPVLTTVTYEDKDINVYIETAETEYAGIEDVTAVEIPTALGTSVKVSDVMTVEEGKSPDTINRRDGQMFASLTADVLGNNAAEITAEIDEQIAELDLPTGVTTDHGGVTEQINESFTQLGLAMLAAIAIVYFVLVVTFGGALAPFSILFSLPFTVIGVLVALWITGEALSVNALIGVLMLIGIVVTNAIVLIDRVIHMEDAGLSTREALLEGGVTRLRPILMTALATIGALIPLALGVEGGGGGLISQGLGITVIGGLISSTLLTLVIVPIVYEVVAKFRKKKKN; encoded by the coding sequence TTGAAACAAGTCATTAATTTTTCACTAAATAACAAATTTGCGATTTGGATTTTAACGATCATGGTCGTAGTGGCTGGTTTATATGCCGGCTTGACCATGAAACAAGAATCCATCCCAAGCATCACCCTTCCTGCAGTTACAGTCGTTACTGTATATCCAGGGGCAGCACCTGATGAAATTATGGAAGAAGTTACAGTTCCTATGGAACAACGAATTCAAAACATGAATGGTGTGGAATTAGTGACATCCACTTCAATGGCTAATGCTTCAACTATTCAAGTCCAATATGACTTTGAAGTAGACATGGACCAAGCAACTCGTGATTTGGAAGATGCTTTATCGAAAGTCCCCCTTCCTGAGGCCGCAAATGATCCTCAAGTTTCTCGTCTAAGTTTAGATGCCTTTCCAGTCTTGACGTTAAGCATTAGTAATTCGGAAAGTTCACTAGAAGAACTAACAGATACAGTGGAAAACAATGTCTTGCCTGCGCTTGAAGGTGTACCTGGTTTGTCAGAAGCCCAAGTTTCTGGACAGCGTGTTCAAAAAGTCACCATGACTTTTGATCAGCAAGCCTTAACGCAATACGGTTTAACTGAAGACACCATTCAACAAATCATTAAAGGGTCCAATTTGACATTCCCATTAGGGTTAACAAATTTTGATGGCGAATTGAAAAATTTAGTTATTGATGGAGATATCACTTCTGTTGAGGATTTGAAAAGCTTACAAATTCCAGCCATCCCTCAAGCTGCAGCTCCGACTCCAACTGAAGCACCCGGCGCACCACAAGCACAACCACCTGTTGCTGCACCGACTGCGATTCCGACGATTGCACTGAGTGAATTAGCGGACATCCAAGTTGTTAGTGAAGCCGAGTCCATTTCACGGACTAATGGTGAAGAGGCAATTAGTATTTCCATTATCAAGTCCCCCGATGCGAATACTGTTGAAGTCGTAAATGGCGTGCAAGAAATCGTTGCCGATATGGCAGACGAATACAATTTGATCGTTTCTTCTTCATTCGACCAAGGAGAACCAATCGAAAAATCGGTTGAAACAATGCTTAGCAAAGCCTTATTCGGTATTTTATTTGCAGTCGTAATCATTTTGTTATTCCTACGTAGCTTCAAAACAACATTAATTTCGATCATCTCAATCCCGTTATCGTTATTAATGGCGATTTTCTTATTAAACCAAATGGATATTACGTTAAATATTATGACACTTGGTGCATTAACGGTGGCCATCGGTCGTGTGATTGATGACTCGATTGTTGTCATTGAAAATATTTATCGTCGTATGGCCTTACCTGGCGAAAAATTACGCGGCAAAGCCTTAATACGTGAAGCGACACGCGAAATGTTCTTACCGATTTTTTCTTCTACTGTGGTTACAATCGCAGTGTTCTTGCCACTCGCGCTTGTTAGCGGACAAATCGGAGAATTATTTTTACCATTTGCATTAGCAGTTGTTTTTGCACTGTCAGCTTCTCTATTAGTCGCTGTTACGATTGTGCCAATGATGGCACATTTAATGTATCGCAAACAATTAACGAATATGGATACTGTTACATCCACGCACAAAGAACACAAACCAGGAAAAATGGCCGCAAGCTATAAAAGGATTTTGGAATGGTCATTAAATCATAAGATCATTACTTTTGGTGGAGCTTCGCTCGTACTTGTCGCTAGTTTATTCTTAATACCAATCATCGGTGTAAGTTTCTTACCTGAAGAAGAACAGAAGATGGTTATGGCTACTTATAGCCCAGAACCCGGTCAAACACTCGAAGATGTAGAAGCTATCGCACTTGAAGCAGAATCTGCTATTAGCGATCGTGACGGCGTGACGTCTTATCAATATTCGCTTGGTGGAGATAATCCAATGTCCGGAATGGGCAGCGGTGGAAATAACTCCGCATTGTTCTATATTGAATACGATGATGATTTTGAAGACTTTGGTGATGAAAGTACGAAATTAATCGAAGACTTGAACAGCTCAACAGAATTTGGCGAATGGGCGAGCATGGACTTTGCACCTACTGGCGGAAACGGCTTAGAATTATTCGTCTATGGGGATAATGTTGAAGATATTCAATCGGCAATCAAAGAAATCCAGCCATTCATGGAAGATAACGATGGCCTAGAAAACACAGAATCTAGTTTGACGGATGCTTATGACCAATTCACATTAGTCGCAAATCAACAAAGTTTAAGTGAAAACGGTCTAACTGCCGCACAAATTGGCATGGCTTTAAGTAATGTCGGTGATGCGCCCGTCTTAACGACCGTTACTTATGAAGACAAAGACATTAACGTGTATATCGAAACAGCAGAAACCGAATACGCTGGAATCGAGGATGTTACTGCTGTCGAAATCCCAACAGCTCTTGGAACTTCTGTTAAAGTCAGCGATGTAATGACTGTAGAAGAAGGTAAATCTCCAGACACCATCAATCGCAGAGACGGTCAAATGTTTGCTTCTCTGACGGCAGATGTTCTAGGCAATAACGCTGCTGAAATTACTGCTGAAATTGATGAGCAAATTGCTGAACTTGATTTGCCAACTGGTGTTACAACAGATCACGGTGGTGTCACAGAACAAATTAATGAATCGTTTACGCAACTTGGTTTAGCCATGCTTGCAGCGATTGCTATTGTTTACTTTGTACTAGTTGTCACATTTGGTGGCGCATTAGCACCGTTCTCCATTTTGTTCTCACTACCATTCACAGTGATTGGTGTTCTTGTCGCATTGTGGATTACTGGTGAAGCGTTGAGTGTGAACGCATTGATTGGTGTGTTGATGTTGATCGGTATCGTTGTCACAAACGCGATCGTCTTGATTGACCGAGTGATTCATATGGAAGACGCTGGACTCAGCACTCGTGAAGCACTTCTTGAAGGCGGTGTGACTCGCTTGCGTCCTATCTTGATGACTGCTTTAGCTACAATCGGTGCATTAATCCCTCTTGCTCTTGGTGTCGAAGGCGGCGGCGGCGGATTGATTTCGCAAGGTCTCGGCATTACTGTAATCGGCGGGTTAATCAGTTCGACTTTATTAACATTGGTCATCGTACCAATTGTTTACGAAGTCGTAGCGAAATTCCGCAAGAAAAAAAAAAATTAA
- a CDS encoding DUF1028 domain-containing protein — MNNKVKKDQLVATFSIVAADPATGEVGVAVQSKFLAVGSVVPWAKAGVGAVATQSWANTAYGPEGLALLEKGLSPEAVIDKLIADDPGRSLRQVAVINADGEASAFTGHECYDWAGHKIGKHHSCQGNILVSEKTVSEMSKTFEESSGPLAERLLQAISAAQHAGGDSRGKQSAAVYVLQKEAGYGGYNDVKVDLRVDDHPEPIKELQRLYELHKMYAAPSAEKLPIKEDVLMVIVEQLVKLDLLASVDHSSYDSEVKEALKTFCLRENFDDHWSEEALIDESVLEYLKKQ; from the coding sequence ATGAACAACAAAGTGAAAAAAGACCAATTGGTGGCGACATTTTCAATTGTTGCTGCGGACCCGGCTACGGGAGAAGTGGGCGTGGCGGTACAATCAAAATTTTTGGCGGTTGGTTCAGTCGTACCATGGGCTAAAGCAGGTGTCGGGGCAGTTGCCACGCAATCGTGGGCCAATACGGCTTACGGACCAGAAGGACTAGCGTTATTGGAAAAAGGTTTATCGCCTGAGGCAGTGATTGATAAATTGATTGCTGATGATCCAGGCAGAAGTTTGCGTCAAGTGGCTGTCATTAATGCAGATGGCGAAGCAAGTGCCTTCACCGGTCACGAATGCTACGATTGGGCAGGACATAAAATAGGGAAACACCACTCATGCCAAGGCAATATTCTCGTCAGTGAGAAAACAGTCAGCGAAATGAGTAAAACATTTGAAGAATCATCAGGTCCACTTGCTGAACGCTTGCTGCAAGCCATATCAGCGGCTCAACATGCCGGAGGCGACAGCAGAGGCAAACAGTCTGCTGCGGTTTATGTTTTGCAAAAAGAGGCGGGATACGGTGGCTACAACGATGTGAAAGTAGATTTACGTGTCGACGATCACCCAGAACCAATTAAAGAGTTACAGCGGTTGTATGAGCTTCATAAAATGTATGCTGCGCCGTCAGCAGAAAAGTTACCTATTAAAGAAGACGTACTGATGGTGATTGTTGAGCAACTGGTCAAGCTTGATTTATTGGCATCTGTAGATCACAGCAGTTATGACTCGGAAGTAAAAGAGGCATTGAAAACGTTTTGTCTCCGCGAAAATTTTGACGATCATTGGTCAGAAGAAGCATTGATTGATGAATCGGTATTGGAATACTTGAAGAAACAATAA
- the tagH gene encoding teichoic acids export ABC transporter ATP-binding subunit TagH, protein MVNSVEVKNVSKRYKLYKKKSERLLDLLVPYKDYGENFYALQNVSFTVEEGSIVGLVGINGSGKSTLANIIAGVIPSTNGDVTSNGDVALIAVNAGLDGKLSGRENIELKLLMLGFSQKEISEMEDEIIEFAELEKFIDQPVKTYSSGMKSRLGFSISVRVNPDILIVDEALSVGDKAFSEKSLDKMMEFKKKGKTMFFVSHSIAQMKKFCDQILWLEFGVVKEYGPTKDVIAKYETFLEEYKALSKTDKKKYRTSALNRQSKKNEKPVEIL, encoded by the coding sequence TTGGTTAATTCAGTAGAAGTGAAAAATGTCTCAAAACGTTATAAATTATATAAGAAAAAATCTGAACGACTTCTTGATTTGTTAGTTCCTTATAAAGACTATGGGGAGAATTTTTATGCTTTGCAAAATGTTTCTTTCACGGTGGAAGAGGGATCGATTGTCGGACTTGTTGGCATTAACGGATCTGGGAAATCGACTTTAGCGAACATTATTGCAGGTGTTATTCCTTCAACTAATGGTGATGTGACAAGCAACGGTGACGTAGCTTTAATCGCAGTAAACGCAGGACTAGATGGCAAGTTGTCAGGTCGTGAAAACATTGAGCTCAAATTGTTGATGCTTGGTTTTTCTCAAAAAGAGATTTCTGAAATGGAAGATGAAATTATCGAATTTGCGGAGCTGGAAAAATTTATTGATCAGCCGGTAAAAACATATTCCAGTGGGATGAAATCACGTTTAGGCTTTTCGATTTCGGTACGTGTGAATCCCGATATTTTAATCGTAGATGAAGCCTTATCAGTAGGCGATAAAGCCTTTTCTGAAAAAAGCTTAGACAAAATGATGGAGTTTAAGAAAAAAGGAAAAACGATGTTTTTTGTTAGTCACTCCATTGCGCAAATGAAAAAGTTCTGTGATCAGATTTTATGGCTGGAATTTGGCGTCGTTAAAGAATATGGCCCCACAAAAGATGTCATTGCCAAATACGAAACTTTCTTAGAAGAGTACAAGGCATTATCAAAAACGGATAAAAAGAAATACAGAACGAGCGCGCTCAATCGCCAATCCAAGAAAAATGAAAAACCTGTGGAAATCCTTTAG
- a CDS encoding ABC transporter permease — MKSAIKVLKEQVKFSYLINRLSVYELRSLTRGNYLGAAWEIINPAIQIMIYWFVFGFGIRQREAIGDIPYFQWMFAGILVWFFINGSVMKASKSIYTKIRMLAKMNFPMSVIPNYTIFAQFYPHLILLAIGMLVLQFIGFPVSIYYLQLPIYIIGLLVFLFSLSLITSTLATIVRDVQMLLQSVMRMLLYLSPILWPPTLLPESWQVFLKINPFYYVIEGYRYSLLGEGWYFVENPTYTLYFVGVVALTFLVGSYLHVKFRSQFIDFL; from the coding sequence ATGAAATCAGCGATAAAAGTTCTTAAAGAGCAAGTGAAATTCTCTTATTTAATTAATCGACTGTCTGTTTATGAATTACGGAGCTTAACAAGAGGAAATTATTTAGGTGCAGCTTGGGAGATTATTAACCCTGCTATCCAAATTATGATTTATTGGTTTGTTTTCGGATTTGGAATTAGGCAGCGGGAAGCAATTGGTGATATTCCTTATTTCCAATGGATGTTTGCTGGAATACTCGTATGGTTCTTTATCAACGGTAGTGTCATGAAAGCTTCTAAGTCGATTTACACCAAGATTAGGATGCTAGCCAAGATGAATTTCCCAATGAGTGTCATTCCAAATTATACTATTTTTGCACAGTTCTATCCGCATCTGATTTTATTAGCTATCGGCATGTTGGTATTGCAATTTATTGGCTTTCCGGTTTCCATTTATTACTTGCAGTTGCCGATTTATATCATCGGGCTTCTTGTTTTCTTATTCAGCCTTTCGCTCATTACATCGACGCTGGCAACTATTGTTAGAGACGTGCAAATGCTGCTGCAATCAGTTATGCGCATGCTGCTGTATTTATCGCCGATTTTATGGCCGCCAACGTTGCTGCCAGAGTCATGGCAAGTGTTCTTGAAAATCAATCCTTTCTATTACGTTATAGAAGGGTATCGTTATTCACTACTTGGCGAAGGCTGGTACTTTGTTGAAAATCCAACGTATACCCTTTATTTTGTTGGAGTCGTCGCATTAACATTCCTTGTCGGTTCTTATCTTCACGTGAAATTCAGAAGTCAGTTTATTGACTTCTTATAA
- a CDS encoding CDP-glycerol glycerophosphotransferase family protein — MKNLSFIQKIKKLKDSNYTRRAFRAVFVVLGKLPKKKKLVVFESFHAKQFSDNPRAIYEYMKEHHPDYTLIWSVDKSAKKLFEEFNVPYIQRFTLNWFWTFPRAEYWVNNVRLPLWMPKPKGTVYLQTWHGTPLKKLGLDIEEVHMPNTQTDSYKKNFVLESEKWDYLISPNAYSSDIFKRAFHYSGNVIESGYPRNDILSNSSPTLISNLKKDLGITEHKKIMLYAPTWRDNEFYQKGKYKFEFQFDLKNWEREFGEDWVLLSRMHYLVAENFDFSAYEGIVYDVSRYPDIRDLYLASDMLITDYSSVFFDYANLNRPIIFFMYDLENYRDQLRGFYIDIEKEAPGPIVQTENELFQAISELKDVDVQSNQAFAEFKKRFSSLEDGRATERVVNTFLK, encoded by the coding sequence GTGAAAAATTTGAGTTTCATCCAAAAAATAAAAAAGTTAAAAGATAGTAATTATACAAGAAGAGCTTTTCGCGCAGTTTTTGTTGTGCTAGGAAAACTTCCAAAAAAGAAAAAGTTGGTCGTATTTGAAAGTTTTCATGCCAAGCAATTTAGTGATAATCCGCGTGCTATATATGAATATATGAAAGAGCATCACCCGGACTATACGCTTATATGGAGTGTCGACAAAAGTGCAAAGAAGCTTTTTGAAGAATTTAATGTCCCTTATATTCAAAGGTTTACGTTAAACTGGTTCTGGACGTTCCCAAGAGCGGAATACTGGGTAAACAATGTTAGGTTGCCTTTATGGATGCCAAAACCTAAAGGAACCGTATACTTGCAAACTTGGCATGGTACGCCTTTGAAAAAACTTGGACTAGATATAGAAGAAGTTCATATGCCGAATACCCAAACAGATTCCTATAAAAAGAATTTCGTGTTGGAGTCGGAGAAGTGGGATTATTTGATTTCTCCTAACGCCTATTCATCCGACATTTTTAAACGTGCTTTCCACTATAGTGGAAACGTGATTGAATCGGGGTATCCTCGTAACGATATTTTAAGCAACAGTTCGCCTACTTTGATCAGCAATTTGAAGAAAGATTTAGGAATTACTGAGCATAAGAAAATAATGTTATATGCTCCTACTTGGAGAGATAATGAATTTTACCAAAAAGGTAAGTATAAATTTGAATTCCAATTTGACTTGAAAAACTGGGAAAGAGAATTCGGTGAAGACTGGGTGCTCTTGTCCCGTATGCATTACTTAGTTGCTGAAAACTTTGATTTCTCAGCGTATGAGGGAATCGTTTATGATGTGTCGCGTTACCCCGATATTCGTGATTTGTATTTGGCATCGGATATGTTGATTACAGATTATTCTTCGGTGTTTTTCGATTATGCCAATTTAAATCGTCCAATTATCTTCTTTATGTACGATTTGGAAAACTATCGTGATCAATTGCGTGGTTTTTATATCGATATTGAAAAAGAGGCACCTGGTCCGATTGTCCAAACAGAAAACGAATTGTTTCAAGCAATTAGTGAGTTGAAAGACGTTGATGTCCAATCAAATCAAGCTTTCGCTGAGTTTAAAAAACGCTTTTCTTCTCTTGAAGACGGACGAGCGACGGAGCGTGTGGTAAACACCTTTTTAAAGTAA
- the tagD gene encoding glycerol-3-phosphate cytidylyltransferase, which produces MKKVITYGTFDLIHHGHINILKRAKENGDYLIVGLSTDEFNAIKGKAAYHSYEERKLILEAIKYVDEVIPESNWGQKVSDITNNKVDLFVMGSDWEGKFDELMDYCEVIYLPRTEGISTTKIKTDLFNRK; this is translated from the coding sequence ATGAAGAAAGTAATAACTTACGGAACCTTTGACTTGATTCATCATGGGCATATAAACATTTTGAAACGAGCAAAAGAAAACGGAGATTATTTAATCGTCGGCTTATCCACCGATGAGTTTAATGCGATTAAAGGCAAAGCTGCCTATCACTCCTACGAAGAGCGAAAACTTATACTAGAAGCTATCAAATACGTTGATGAAGTGATTCCTGAAAGCAACTGGGGCCAAAAGGTGTCGGACATCACAAATAACAAGGTTGACTTATTTGTGATGGGATCTGATTGGGAAGGCAAATTTGACGAACTGATGGACTATTGTGAGGTTATTTATTTGCCGCGAACAGAAGGCATTTCAACTACTAAAATCAAGACAGATCTTTTTAATCGCAAATGA
- a CDS encoding CDP-glycerol glycerophosphotransferase family protein, whose translation MIKEFGISIYLFLFKVLFALFKLFPLKNKTVFLSSFGDNAFFIANELSQSQKHQMIFINQAKCKLDFTTIPTDNKKIYSFETSNILDTFLSIYHLATSKYVFVDNYAGVLSVIKFRQEVKCIQLWHAAGAIKKFGWSDPETSARSERAKLRFQQVYDRFQYIPVGSQQMADIFSESFHVDQSHFIHTGVPQTDFYFDPVAKEQAHTRLQNFYPAITGKKVVLYAPTFRKNSLNSMELQLNVEELLERLDEQYVVLIRLHPSVHEVTNFTEHPRVLLVTDYPHLSELLIISDILITDYSSIPVEFSLLEKKMIFFTYDLEEYGKTQGIWAENSLYFPGPIVKTTSEVLDHILDPSIDYEKIDQFRKHWNTYSTGTSTSQLITVIYDPNDL comes from the coding sequence ATGATCAAAGAATTTGGAATTTCCATCTACCTCTTTCTGTTTAAAGTCCTGTTTGCCCTGTTCAAACTATTCCCGCTAAAAAACAAAACGGTCTTTCTTTCTTCTTTTGGTGATAATGCATTTTTTATTGCGAATGAGCTATCACAATCACAGAAACACCAAATGATTTTTATCAACCAAGCCAAATGCAAACTCGATTTCACTACCATTCCAACAGACAATAAAAAAATCTATAGCTTTGAAACATCCAATATTTTAGATACTTTTTTATCCATCTATCATTTGGCCACTTCAAAATATGTGTTTGTAGATAATTATGCCGGTGTTCTTTCCGTCATTAAATTTCGACAGGAAGTAAAATGCATACAATTATGGCATGCAGCTGGCGCTATTAAGAAATTCGGCTGGAGCGATCCTGAAACTTCGGCAAGAAGTGAACGAGCAAAGTTGAGATTTCAACAAGTGTATGATCGTTTCCAGTACATTCCTGTAGGTTCTCAACAGATGGCAGATATTTTTTCTGAATCTTTCCATGTGGATCAAAGTCACTTTATCCATACTGGCGTTCCACAAACAGATTTTTACTTTGATCCTGTCGCTAAAGAACAAGCACATACTAGATTGCAAAACTTTTACCCTGCCATTACTGGCAAAAAAGTTGTGTTGTATGCTCCTACTTTCCGTAAAAATTCGCTGAATAGTATGGAGCTCCAGTTGAATGTAGAAGAGCTTCTAGAAAGGTTAGACGAGCAGTACGTAGTATTGATTCGCCTTCACCCTTCTGTTCACGAGGTCACCAACTTTACTGAGCACCCACGTGTTTTGTTAGTAACTGATTACCCACACCTTAGCGAATTGCTTATTATTAGTGATATTTTAATTACAGATTATTCATCTATCCCGGTGGAATTTTCATTACTTGAGAAAAAAATGATTTTCTTCACATATGACCTTGAAGAGTATGGGAAAACGCAAGGCATATGGGCGGAAAATAGTCTATACTTCCCCGGTCCAATTGTAAAGACCACAAGCGAAGTACTTGATCACATTTTAGATCCGTCAATTGACTATGAAAAAATCGATCAATTCCGCAAGCATTGGAATACGTATTCGACAGGTACGAGCACTTCTCAACTAATTACCGTAATTTACGACCCCAATGACCTATAA
- a CDS encoding LysM peptidoglycan-binding domain-containing protein gives MLSSKWVKVTAALLLILFTVFSFSSQSQAASSTYISKGNTTSKVVALTFDDGSDGTNINKILDVLSANKVDATFFLTGSGAKNHPSWIKNISAKGHQLGNHSYSHPDFTKLSAAKIKSELDTTEATIKDITGQTTKPIFRAPFGASNSAVLKAVGDAGYSHTIQWNIDTVDWKGVSSTQITNKVMDNIVPGSIVLMHTGAGASGTPGALPSMISKLKAKGYTFVTVSELLNLPSTPVSGTKYTVKAGDTLYGIARKFNVTVSELAKANNITNYNLIHVGQVLTIPGKTTPPPATAVKYTVKAGDTLYGIARKYNVTVSALAKANNITNYNLIHVGQVLTIPGKTTPPPATSINYTVKAGDTLYGIARKYNTTVAKIAAANNISNVDAIRVGQVLVIPQ, from the coding sequence GTGCTTTCTTCAAAATGGGTAAAAGTCACAGCAGCGTTGCTTCTAATCTTATTTACCGTTTTTTCTTTCTCTAGTCAGTCACAAGCAGCAAGTTCCACATATATCTCAAAAGGCAATACAACGAGTAAAGTGGTTGCTCTTACGTTTGATGATGGTTCAGACGGTACTAACATTAACAAAATTTTAGATGTCTTGTCTGCCAACAAAGTAGATGCTACGTTTTTTTTAACAGGGTCTGGCGCGAAAAACCATCCTTCATGGATCAAAAATATTTCAGCTAAAGGTCACCAACTTGGCAACCACTCTTATTCACATCCTGACTTCACAAAACTGTCAGCTGCCAAAATCAAAAGTGAGCTTGATACGACAGAAGCAACGATTAAAGACATTACTGGACAAACAACCAAACCAATTTTCAGAGCTCCATTTGGGGCATCTAATTCAGCTGTTTTAAAAGCTGTTGGGGATGCTGGATACTCTCACACCATTCAATGGAACATTGACACTGTCGATTGGAAAGGCGTTTCTTCCACACAAATCACCAATAAAGTTATGGATAATATTGTGCCTGGATCTATTGTGTTAATGCATACAGGTGCAGGAGCCTCCGGAACTCCAGGAGCTTTGCCTAGCATGATTAGCAAATTGAAAGCAAAAGGATACACATTTGTTACTGTGTCCGAATTATTGAATTTACCTTCCACTCCTGTCAGCGGTACTAAATATACAGTTAAAGCTGGCGACACCCTTTACGGCATCGCGAGAAAATTCAATGTCACTGTTTCTGAACTGGCTAAAGCCAATAACATCACCAACTATAACTTGATCCATGTCGGTCAAGTACTTACCATTCCAGGAAAAACCACACCCCCTCCGGCTACAGCTGTTAAATACACAGTTAAAGCTGGTGATACGCTTTACGGCATCGCCAGAAAATACAATGTTACGGTCTCAGCATTGGCTAAAGCCAATAACATTACTAACTACAACTTGATCCATGTGGGTCAGGTCTTAACGATTCCAGGAAAAACTACACCTCCTCCAGCTACGTCTATTAACTACACGGTTAAAGCTGGTGACACGCTTTACGGCATTGCACGAAAATACAACACCACAGTTGCTAAAATAGCCGCTGCCAATAATATTTCGAATGTCGATGCAATTCGCGTAGGTCAAGTGTTAGTAATTCCACAATAA
- a CDS encoding processed acidic surface protein, with product MKRLVGFLVVFGFVLSTLPLSAFAIKSDEAEFNAFLVEINWEKQDYLDYLASKDWSLDEFETIDELGTPLTEKGIQLLTEKLEMTRTELNELLYEYGDLEYGEDVLDGVYLIFIEDVEYFSEFYLDDYTGTPIDDENLQELMDNFGFASEQELEEFLQGYSDSLENYDFIEDLEESLLFYTEMDDYELDFNGLFTELGLTEEEVERLIAHLETLNYEDPAFEEQLTQLSDRMMAMEDFETADELTAEQIAEMMDIYSDMINLFELKTTYFFVKDGVKKPVSLATLMTLQSTEGADLLIEIYNLKDVFLADVLLTADMFGSDLIADTGKDLGAVETIISTPTVTQKPTASTPSATKTVKGGKLPVTASNFVPTLLFGLALLLSGIILFRRLRAEKI from the coding sequence ATGAAGCGTTTAGTTGGATTTTTAGTCGTTTTTGGGTTTGTACTTAGTACATTGCCGCTATCTGCATTTGCGATCAAGTCGGATGAGGCTGAATTTAATGCATTTTTAGTAGAAATCAATTGGGAAAAGCAAGATTATCTAGACTACTTAGCAAGCAAAGACTGGTCTTTAGATGAGTTTGAAACAATTGATGAACTAGGGACACCTTTAACTGAAAAAGGCATTCAGCTTTTAACAGAAAAGCTAGAGATGACCCGTACAGAATTAAATGAGTTGCTTTATGAATACGGTGACCTTGAATATGGCGAAGATGTACTTGATGGTGTCTACTTAATTTTCATTGAAGATGTTGAATACTTTAGTGAATTTTATTTAGATGATTACACAGGTACACCGATTGACGATGAAAACCTACAAGAATTAATGGATAACTTTGGCTTTGCATCAGAACAAGAGTTAGAAGAATTTTTACAAGGTTATTCTGATTCTCTAGAAAACTACGACTTTATCGAAGACTTAGAAGAATCCCTTCTTTTTTATACAGAAATGGATGATTACGAGTTAGATTTCAACGGCCTTTTCACTGAACTTGGATTGACTGAAGAAGAAGTGGAAAGATTGATTGCTCATTTAGAAACCTTAAATTATGAAGATCCTGCATTTGAAGAACAATTAACACAATTAAGTGATCGCATGATGGCCATGGAAGATTTTGAAACAGCTGACGAATTAACAGCCGAACAAATTGCCGAAATGATGGATATTTATAGCGACATGATTAACTTGTTTGAATTGAAAACAACGTACTTTTTTGTAAAAGATGGCGTGAAAAAGCCGGTTTCATTGGCTACATTAATGACACTTCAATCAACTGAAGGTGCAGACTTATTAATTGAAATCTACAATCTAAAAGATGTATTTTTAGCGGATGTTTTGTTGACTGCTGATATGTTTGGATCTGATTTAATTGCTGATACAGGAAAAGACTTAGGAGCGGTAGAAACAATCATTTCAACTCCTACTGTGACACAAAAACCAACTGCCTCTACACCAAGTGCAACAAAAACGGTTAAAGGTGGCAAACTACCAGTTACTGCTTCTAACTTTGTGCCTACTTTACTTTTCGGACTGGCGCTACTTTTAAGTGGAATTATTTTATTCCGTCGCTTGAGAGCTGAAAAAATTTAA